Below is a genomic region from Paenibacillus rhizovicinus.
GACGATAGTTCAACGATAACAGACTGCCGAGAGACTGATCGGCAGCCTGCTTACTTTGGCCAGAGTGAAGAATGGGACAATGTATTTTCCCGTCCATGGCTGCTGCTGGTTCTTTTTTTGGGTCCAGTCCAATGTTTTATTATCAACACAGTTGTACGGCCCAGGTCTAGTACTTAGTAACCGTCGGTCTTCTGTCCGGAGTGCTCGGCCATCTCCGCGCCTTCGCGCAGCGATACCGATGCGATGTGGGACGTATCCACGCTGGCTTTCGCCAGACCGTCGGCTACCCGCTTGCCATAGTCCGCGTCGGCTTGCGTGAAATAGCCGACCATCGTCTCCTGAATTTGCGGCGCGCACACTTTCAGGGCATCGACCAAATTGTGGATCAGCTCGTCGCGCTCCCAATCCTCGAACTGCCGGAACGTTTCGCCGGCCTGCTTGAAGTCGTTCGGCCGTTCCAGCTTCTGGCGAACGAGCTTCGCGTCGTAGGCCGGCTGATGCTCTTTGCCTTCCGGCGGCGCTTCTTTCAGCCCGCCAAGCGTGGAAGGCTCGTAGTTGACATGCGGACTTTGCCCGTGCGCGCTATCGACCATGAGGGTCATCTGCCCGTCGCGCTGGTTCGTGGCCACCGGCGCATTCGGCGCGTTGATCGGCAATTGCAAGTAGTTCGTGCCGACCCGGTATCGCTGCGTATCGGAGTAGGAGAACGTCCGGCCCTGCAGCAGCTTGTCGTCGGAGAAGTCGAGTCCGTCCACGAGCACGCCGGTTCCGAACGCCGCTTGCTCCACTTCGGCGAAATAGTTCTCCGGATTGCGGTCGAGCACCATTTTGCCGACGGGGAGGAAGGGGAACTGCGCTTGATCCCACAGCTTCGTCGGGTCGAGCGGATCGTAATCCAGCTCGGTATGCTCGTCGTCGGTCATCAGCTGAACGCTCAGCTCCCACTCCGGATAGTCGCCGCGTTCGATCGCCTCATACAAATCCTGCGTCGCATGGCTCGTGTTCATCCCTTGAATGGCATCGGCTTCGTTCTGCCGCAAGTTCTTGATGCCGTGCTTCAGCGGCTCCCAGTGGTACTTGACCAGCATTGCTTCGCCGTCTTTGTTCACCCATTTGTATGTATTGACGCCGGAGCCTTGCATTTGCCGGTAGTTGGCCGGAATCCCCCAAGGCGAGAACAGGAACGTGACCATATGCGTCGCTTCCGGGGTGCCGGAGAGGAAGTCGAACATCCGCTCCGGATCGGACAGATTCGTGACGGGATCAGGCTTGAACGAATGCACCATGTCGGGGAATTTAAGCGGATCGCGAATGAAGAAAATCTTCAGGTTGTTGCCGACGAGGTCCCAGTTGCCGTCCTCGGTGTAGAACTTCACGGCGAAGCCGCGCGGATCGCGGAGCGTCTCCGGCGAATGGCCGCCGTGCACGACGGTCGAGAAGCGGACGAATACGGGCGTCTGCTTGCCTTCTTCTTGAAAAAGCTTCGCCCGCGTATACTTCGATACTGCCTCATCGCCGACTTTGCCATAGGCCTCGAAATACCCGTGAGCGCCGGCGCCGCGTGCATGCACGACGCGTTCCGGGATGCGTTCCCGGTCAAAGTGGGAGATCTTCTCGATAAAATGGTAATTTTCCAGCGTCGAAGGGCCGCGGCTGCCGATCGTGCGGATATTTTGATTGTCCGAAATCGGATGACCCTGGCGGTTCGTTAGCGTCATATCGTCTTTTATGTCGTTTTCCATAAGGATTGCTGCCACCTTTCTCAAGATTGTCCAGCAATTACTGTGCGCTATTGAAATGGCAATTATACCGGAAAACGGTAATCGGTCGTTCGGCGGAGGACGCCGTTCCCGGTGGATTGCTGCGGCTTATCTGCCGCGGTCAGGTGTCGCCGTGTTTTGTACTAGAAATCGTAGAAAATGACGTGCGAGTAGCTGTCGACGGGTTTTTGTACGAAATGGGCCAGAATGAGCTGGAATTCCTGCAGTGGCAGCAGTTGCACGGACTTAATTTTGCTATTGGCAAAAGCCGCGATTTGAACGGGATTCAGGATAGGGATGCAGGTGATGAGCGGGGATTCAATGGGATGCTCGAAGAAGTGAATGAGGAGCAGAACATGGGTGGGATCCGTAGGATACGCCCCATGTTCTGCTCCTCATTTGAAAGCCCTGCACCTTGCAGCGCAGCGCCAAGCCGTGCACCGCCAGACCGCGCAAATGCGCTTACTTCACGATGCCAGCCGCATCGGCCAGCTGCCGAGCGGCATCCCGCACGGAAGGCGCGAGCGTAATGGCCGAGATGACGGATACGCCGTCCGCTCCGGCTGCAATCACCGCCGATGCGTTGTCCGGCGTAATGCCGCCGATGCCGACGAGCGGTACCGTGATGCCGGCATCGCGCAGCTCTTCCAGCAGCCGCGTGCCCTGCGGCACTTTGGCGTCGGGTTTGGAGCCGGTGGGGTAGATGGGGCCGATGCCCAAGTAATCGGCGCCGTCGGCCAGTGCCTTCCGCGCTTCCGCCACGGTATGCGCGGATACGCCGATGATCGCTTCGGCTCCGATCCGTGCGCGGATCTCGGCTGCAGGCTCGTCGTCCTGGCCGACGTGGACGCCGTCCGCTTTGAGCACGACCGCCAGGCTGATGTCGTCATTGACGATGAACGGGATGCCGTGTTCCCGGCAGACGGCCTGCAGCCGTTTCGCCAGTTCCAGCTTCGCTTCGCCGGCCAGCGAACCGGAACCTTTCTCGCGGAACTGGAAGCACGTAATGCCGCCTTCGATCGCTTCCCTCAGCAGATCCTCAGGATCGATGCCGGCGGGAACGTTCGTGCTCCCCATGATCAAGTACACGCCCATGGCGCGGCGGACCCCGTCTTCTTGTCTATCGGATACGCGGCGGACGCCGTCCCCATGTCTATCGGACATGCGATTCACCCCTCCGTCTGCGCTGATAGGCAAAATGGTTCGTCGGCCCGTGTCCGGCCCCGATCCCAAGCCCGTCTTCGATCGCGGCTTGAATGAAGTCTTTGGCCGTGCGCATCGCCTCGGCAACGGTTCGGCCCTGCGCAAGCTCCGCGGTGATCGCGGCAGAATACGTGCAGCCCGTTCCATGCGTATGCCGCGTGTCGATCCGCTTACTCTCGAGATACGAGAACGATTGGCCGTCGTAAAGCAAATCGACCATCGGCTCGTCCGGAGCGCCGTGGCCGCCTTTAATCAGCGCGTAGCGCGAGCCCATTTCTACGAGCGCCTTCGCGGCTGTTTCCCGTTCCTGCATGCTCGTAATCGACATGCCCGTCAGCATTTCGGCCTCGGGAATGTTCGGCGTCGTGACGAGCGCGAGCGGAAGCAGATGCTTAATGAGCGCCTCGACCGCCTCCCGCAGCAGCAGCTGCGAGCCGCCTTTGGCGACCATAACGGGATCGATGACGAGCTGCCGCCATCCGTAGTGCTCGACTTTCTCCGCTACGGTGCGGATAATCTCGGAGCTGAACAGCATGCCGGTCTTCACCGCGTCCGGCTGCAGATCCGTCCCGATCGCGTCCAGCTGCGCGGCGACAGCAGCGGGCTCAAGCGGGTATACGCCGTGGACGCCGAGCGTATTCTGCGCAGTAACGGCGGTCAGGGCTGACATGCCGTAAACGCCGAGCTCCTGGAACGTCTTCAAGTCGGCTTGAATGCCTGCGCCGCCGCCGCTGTCGGAGCCTGCGATCGTGAGTGCTCTATAGATGGTAGTCATGATGTGTTATTCCTCCTTTGCCGCCGCTGCGGCGCAGCACTAGGCCAGCTTGGCGATAGCGGCTTTCTCTTTCAGTATATCGGATGTCACCAGCGCGAGCTGGTTCAGGAATTCGATCTGGAAGCTGCCGGGCCCCCGGCCTTCCGTCGCCGCATAGGCGAGCTCCGCCGCGACGCCGTAGAAGGCGAGCGCTTCGGCAGCTGCTTCAAGCTGTGCCGAGGGCTCCCCGGCCGCGGCCAGGAAGGCGCCGATCACGGAGCCAAGCAGGCAACCCGTGCCCGTCACTTGCGTTAGAATGGGATGCCCGTTGCTGACGACGAACGTTGTCTCGCCGTCGGTAACGACATCGTCCTTGCCCGTGATGACGACCAGGCAGCCGAGCTTCCGCGCCGCTCGAACGGCCAGCGCGGTAACGTCGCCTTCGCCGGCGCCGGCGTCGACGCCTTTGATCGACCAGCTCTCGCCGACGACGTTGGCCACTTCGGCCACGTTGCCGCGCAGCGCGGTCAGCTTCACTTCGCGCACGATTTGCCGTGCGGCTTCCGTCCGGTAAGGCGTCGCGCCTGCGCCCACGGGATCGAAGACGACAGGAACGCCATGAGCGTTAGCCGACTTGCCGGCCAGCAGGATGGACTGCACGACGGACGCGTCCAGCGTCCCCATGTTCAGCAGCACGGCGCTGGAAATCTTAGCGACATCAGCGACTTCCTCATGCGCATAGGCCATGATCGGCGAGGCGCCCATGGCAAGCAAGCCGTTGGCGGTAAAACCTGTTACCACCCAGTTGGTAATATTGTGAACGAGCGGATTGCGGGAGCGGACCAGATCGAGATAAGACATTGATAATTCCCCCTTAGTGATTTAGATGGTTAGATTCACTTACTTTGTTAGATTCACATAGGCATCGCTAGCGGTTACGCCTGTCGTAAGCAGGCTATTATCCTTGAGCCACGTCTGCACGCTGTCCCAGGAAGCGGGATCCTGCGAGCCGAAAGGCTGGCCTTGATCCGTCATGAGAGGCAGCAGAATTTGCAAGCTCTGTTTCTCGATGTCGGCATCGAGCGGGGAGTTCTTGTCCTCGTGCTTCATCAGCGTCGCGAGCGCTTCGTCCGGATGATCCGCGACGTACTGCTGTCCTTCGGCGGCGGCAGTTACGAATTTGGTCAGCAGATCCTTCTTGTCCTTCAGGCCGTCATCGCTCGCGGCCAGCACAAGCTCGTAATAATCCGGCACGCCGTATGCGGCGGGATCAAGCGAAGTAACAGGATGGCCCTCCTTGGCCAGCAGCAGCTGTTCATGGTTAATGAAGCCGCCGATGATGGCGTCCACTTTGCCCGTCGCGATGGAAGGGATCAAGTCGTAGCCGACGTCGACCATTTTCGCCTTGTCGGGGTCGCCGCCGTCCTGCTTGATCATGGTGCGGGCCATCGCCTCGTACAACGGGATGGAGGAGAATCCGACCGTCTTGCCGGCCAAGTCCTTCGGCGATTGAATGCCGCTGTCAGCCGCTACCATCAGATGGTTGAGCGGATGGCGCACGATCGCGGCAATGGATTTCACGGGAATGTTCTCTCCGCGTGCCATCAGCACCTGCGGCTGGTAGGTGAGCGCCAGGTCGATTTTGCCGGCGGCGACGAGCTTGAGCGCATCGTTCGTGTCGGCAGGCATTTGGATGTCGACATCCAGGCCCGCTTTGGCGAAATAGCCCTCATCCTGCGCGGCGTAGAGAAAAGAATGCACGGCGTTGGGATACCAGTCCAGCATGAGCGAGATTTTCTGAAGCGGTTTGCCGGCATTGCCGTTTCCGGCGTCCGATGTATTCGTCGCATCCGAAGAATTCGATGATCCGCAGCCGCTCAGCAAGAACAGCGATGCGGCAAGAAGCGCCGTTACGATTGGTTTTGTCATGTATGATCCATCCTTCTCTTACGAAGCATAAGGTGTTCGACGAAAGCAATAAGCAGGAAGAAAACAATGCCGAGCGCCGATAGCAGAAACACCGACGCGAACATCGCGTCCGTCTTCAGGCTGCTGGACATGCGCCGGCTGAAATAGCCGAGTCCTTCGCTGCCGCCGAGCCATTCGCCGATCGTCGCGCCGACGACGCTGTAGACGACGGACAGCTTAAGGCCGGAGAAGAACGAAGGCAGCGCGAGCGGGACGTGGATCTTGCGGAAAATCGCCCATCTTCTTGCGCCCATCGTGAGCAGCAGCTCCTTGTAGCCGGCATCGCCTTTGCCAAGCCCGTCGTACGTGCTGACGACGATCGGGAAGAACGCGGTCAGGAAGACGACGGCGATCTTGCTCCAGATCGTGTATCCGAACCACATGATGAAGACCGGCGACAGCGCGATGAGCGGTATGGTCTGGCTGACGATAACGAACGGATATAAGGCCTTGTTCAGCGTGCGGTACATGTGCATGCCGACGGCGAGCAGAGAACCGACGCAGACGGAGAGCAGGAATCCGAGCGCGGATTCCAGTGCCGTGGCGGCGAGATGCCGTCCGAAGAGCAGATCCGCGTCTTCGCCGAGCGCATGGACGATGGACGTCGGGGCGGGCAGGATGAAGAACGGTATCCAGCCGAGCCGGACGCTGCATTCCCAGGCGCTGAGCAGGGCGATCAGCAGCAGCAGGAACAGACCGTACTGCCCGATCAGCAGGTTAATGAACGTCGTGCGTTTGTTGCGCATCCAGCAGCCGCTCCAATTCCTGCCTGAATCGAATGAATTCAGGCTCGTATTTCATGCTGTTCGCTCTCGGCCGCGGAAGCTCCACGCGCAGCTCCAGCAAAGCCTGGCCGCTGCCGGCTGCCGGCATCAGATAGATGCGGTCGCTCAGCAGGATGGCTTCTTCCAGATCATGCGTGATGAACAGGACGCTCTTGTTCAAGCCGCCCCACAGCCCGAGCAGCCACTGGTGCAGCTCCCGCTTGGTCATGGCGTCGAGCGCGCCGAACGGCTCGTCGAGCAGCAGCAGCGGCCGGCCTGTCATCAGCGTGCGCAGAAACGCGACGCGCTGCCGCATGCCGCCCGACAATTCGGCCGGGTAGGCGTGCTCACAGCCTTCGAGGCCCAGAAGTCCGAGCAGTTTCCGGACTTCGGCGGCACCGCCCTTGCCTTGGCCGTGCTTCGCCAGTTCGAGCGGCAGCAGGCAATTGTCCATGACGGTCCGCCATGGAAGCAGCAGATCCCGCTGCGGCATGTAGCCGACTTTGCCTAGCCGCTCGGGCGCAGGCTCGCCGTAGAGCGTCAATTCGCCGCCGATCGGTTCGAGCAGGCCGGCGACCAGCTTGAACAGCGTGCTTTTGCCTGAACCGCTGGCGCCGATGACGGAGACGAATTCGCCCTCGCCAACGTCCAGCGACAGGCCGGAGAACAGACCGCCGTCGCCGTCGCTGGCACGGCCGCGCCCGCCGCCGCGACCGAAAGCAAAAGTGATGTCGCGCAGCGATAATAGGGACGCCATTACGCGCACCTCCTCGTAGACAAAATAAAAACCCGCCCCAGCTTCCAGCAGGAATGGGCAGGTTCCGGTATTCGTACGCAAATCGCGTATCGGATCGGTTTCCATCCACTTCCCTACGCTGGCATCACCCAGATCAGGTTCCAAGGGTCCGCGAATCGGATTCGCGTCTCAGTCATCAGACTCCCCTAGTGAATAAACGGGTATTCGGTTACCTTCAACTATAGCACAATGGGCCTGGAAGGAAAAGAATAGCGTCCGCATCCAGGAGCAATTATAGGAAGCGCTATGGCGAAAAGCCCCGCCTCTGCTAGAGAGAGCGGGGCGCCGCACGTTGCGGATGCGCTCGCCGACAGGCGGCTGCGCGAAACGAACTATCGGATGTGTTCCAGCTCCTGCGTGATCGTCTCGATCATTTGCACGAAGGACGTCAGCTCCTGGGAGCTTGCCGCTTGATCGCGCGCCAGCGTGGAGGTGCGTTCGGCATCCTGCATGACCTCGCCGATGACGCCCGTAATTTCTTGCAGCTTCTCCCGGACGGTCACCAGCGACTCCTTGGAATGGGCGGCCAGCTTGCGGATTTCGTTCGCGACGACGCCGAAGCCGCGGCCATGGTCGGCCGCGTGGGCCGCTTCGATGGCGGCGTTAATGCCGAGCAGCTGGCTCTGGTCGGATATTTCCTGCAGCAGCGAGCCGATGCTGTCGATCTCCCCGATCTTGGCTTGCAGCTCGCGCACCTTGGCGTTCGCCTGGTCCTGGATGTCGGCCGTATGGTTGGCGGAGTCCGCGACGGACTGGCTGCTGCTGCCCAGCTCCACGATCATGGCCGAGAGTTCCTGGACGATGCGGCTGATCGTCGTCAGCGCCGTCTGCTTCTCGTCCGAGAGCGCTTGGATCTTGTCCTTCTCGTCTTTCTCGTACGCTTCCAGCACGAGCTGGGAGTCGAAGTTGAACATTTTGGACAGCGCCAGAATGATCGTCATCCATGAATCCGGGGCGATCTGCCGGAACTGCTCCACGGCCGTCTCCAGGTAAAGCATGTAGGTGCCCAAATACCATTCCGTCGTCAGCCCGATCCGGGAATGAATGTTGCCGATCACGATGCGGCGCTCGATGAACGACTCGTCGATGGTGCCGTCCGTCAGCGACATGAAGTACCAGCGCTGCGTTTCCTTGAGCCGGTCGAGCGAGCTGTGCTTGTCGATGATGGCCCGCAGCTCGGGAACGTCGATTATTCTCGCGTACAGCCGGTCGACGACCTGGTTCGTGATTTGCTCGAACAGGGGACGCTTGCTGTGCAGAAACGCCAAGTCCTGTTCGGTAATGCCGATATACTGCAATTGCTTCTTGCGTTGTTCGCTCACTTGGATCATGGCTGTGAAATCTCCCTCGTTGTGTAAGGTCGGTAGTCTTGCTTATTTTATTCGACAAATTCCTTCATTTCCCTTTTAGTGCATGGCCGCAGGCTGTCGATTTCTCATAATTTACATATTTTGCCTTGCGGCGATACTGGGGCATCCCGAATGTCACGCTTTGTTCGCAAACGCAGTGATTGCAATCACAGGCCGGCCCGCCGACGTGCCTTATACTGAAGTCAATTCCAAACAAGAAGAAAGCGGGGCGTTCCTATGTTAAGCCAACAAGCGATCGCGGTCATCAAATCCACCGTACCGGTCCTGGAGATTCACGGAAC
It encodes:
- a CDS encoding catalase, which produces MENDIKDDMTLTNRQGHPISDNQNIRTIGSRGPSTLENYHFIEKISHFDRERIPERVVHARGAGAHGYFEAYGKVGDEAVSKYTRAKLFQEEGKQTPVFVRFSTVVHGGHSPETLRDPRGFAVKFYTEDGNWDLVGNNLKIFFIRDPLKFPDMVHSFKPDPVTNLSDPERMFDFLSGTPEATHMVTFLFSPWGIPANYRQMQGSGVNTYKWVNKDGEAMLVKYHWEPLKHGIKNLRQNEADAIQGMNTSHATQDLYEAIERGDYPEWELSVQLMTDDEHTELDYDPLDPTKLWDQAQFPFLPVGKMVLDRNPENYFAEVEQAAFGTGVLVDGLDFSDDKLLQGRTFSYSDTQRYRVGTNYLQLPINAPNAPVATNQRDGQMTLMVDSAHGQSPHVNYEPSTLGGLKEAPPEGKEHQPAYDAKLVRQKLERPNDFKQAGETFRQFEDWERDELIHNLVDALKVCAPQIQETMVGYFTQADADYGKRVADGLAKASVDTSHIASVSLREGAEMAEHSGQKTDGY
- the thiE gene encoding thiamine phosphate synthase: MGVYLIMGSTNVPAGIDPEDLLREAIEGGITCFQFREKGSGSLAGEAKLELAKRLQAVCREHGIPFIVNDDISLAVVLKADGVHVGQDDEPAAEIRARIGAEAIIGVSAHTVAEARKALADGADYLGIGPIYPTGSKPDAKVPQGTRLLEELRDAGITVPLVGIGGITPDNASAVIAAGADGVSVISAITLAPSVRDAARQLADAAGIVK
- the thiD gene encoding bifunctional hydroxymethylpyrimidine kinase/phosphomethylpyrimidine kinase translates to MTTIYRALTIAGSDSGGGAGIQADLKTFQELGVYGMSALTAVTAQNTLGVHGVYPLEPAAVAAQLDAIGTDLQPDAVKTGMLFSSEIIRTVAEKVEHYGWRQLVIDPVMVAKGGSQLLLREAVEALIKHLLPLALVTTPNIPEAEMLTGMSITSMQERETAAKALVEMGSRYALIKGGHGAPDEPMVDLLYDGQSFSYLESKRIDTRHTHGTGCTYSAAITAELAQGRTVAEAMRTAKDFIQAAIEDGLGIGAGHGPTNHFAYQRRRRGESHVR
- the thiM gene encoding hydroxyethylthiazole kinase, coding for MSYLDLVRSRNPLVHNITNWVVTGFTANGLLAMGASPIMAYAHEEVADVAKISSAVLLNMGTLDASVVQSILLAGKSANAHGVPVVFDPVGAGATPYRTEAARQIVREVKLTALRGNVAEVANVVGESWSIKGVDAGAGEGDVTALAVRAARKLGCLVVITGKDDVVTDGETTFVVSNGHPILTQVTGTGCLLGSVIGAFLAAAGEPSAQLEAAAEALAFYGVAAELAYAATEGRGPGSFQIEFLNQLALVTSDILKEKAAIAKLA
- a CDS encoding ABC transporter substrate-binding protein, which codes for MTKPIVTALLAASLFLLSGCGSSNSSDATNTSDAGNGNAGKPLQKISLMLDWYPNAVHSFLYAAQDEGYFAKAGLDVDIQMPADTNDALKLVAAGKIDLALTYQPQVLMARGENIPVKSIAAIVRHPLNHLMVAADSGIQSPKDLAGKTVGFSSIPLYEAMARTMIKQDGGDPDKAKMVDVGYDLIPSIATGKVDAIIGGFINHEQLLLAKEGHPVTSLDPAAYGVPDYYELVLAASDDGLKDKKDLLTKFVTAAAEGQQYVADHPDEALATLMKHEDKNSPLDADIEKQSLQILLPLMTDQGQPFGSQDPASWDSVQTWLKDNSLLTTGVTASDAYVNLTK
- a CDS encoding ABC transporter permease, with protein sequence MRNKRTTFINLLIGQYGLFLLLLIALLSAWECSVRLGWIPFFILPAPTSIVHALGEDADLLFGRHLAATALESALGFLLSVCVGSLLAVGMHMYRTLNKALYPFVIVSQTIPLIALSPVFIMWFGYTIWSKIAVVFLTAFFPIVVSTYDGLGKGDAGYKELLLTMGARRWAIFRKIHVPLALPSFFSGLKLSVVYSVVGATIGEWLGGSEGLGYFSRRMSSSLKTDAMFASVFLLSALGIVFFLLIAFVEHLMLRKRRMDHT
- a CDS encoding ABC transporter ATP-binding protein → MASLLSLRDITFAFGRGGGRGRASDGDGGLFSGLSLDVGEGEFVSVIGASGSGKSTLFKLVAGLLEPIGGELTLYGEPAPERLGKVGYMPQRDLLLPWRTVMDNCLLPLELAKHGQGKGGAAEVRKLLGLLGLEGCEHAYPAELSGGMRQRVAFLRTLMTGRPLLLLDEPFGALDAMTKRELHQWLLGLWGGLNKSVLFITHDLEEAILLSDRIYLMPAAGSGQALLELRVELPRPRANSMKYEPEFIRFRQELERLLDAQQTHDVH
- a CDS encoding globin-coupled sensor protein, with amino-acid sequence MIQVSEQRKKQLQYIGITEQDLAFLHSKRPLFEQITNQVVDRLYARIIDVPELRAIIDKHSSLDRLKETQRWYFMSLTDGTIDESFIERRIVIGNIHSRIGLTTEWYLGTYMLYLETAVEQFRQIAPDSWMTIILALSKMFNFDSQLVLEAYEKDEKDKIQALSDEKQTALTTISRIVQELSAMIVELGSSSQSVADSANHTADIQDQANAKVRELQAKIGEIDSIGSLLQEISDQSQLLGINAAIEAAHAADHGRGFGVVANEIRKLAAHSKESLVTVREKLQEITGVIGEVMQDAERTSTLARDQAASSQELTSFVQMIETITQELEHIR